A window of the Chloroflexi bacterium ADurb.Bin180 genome harbors these coding sequences:
- the rbn gene encoding Ribonuclease BN: MIEFVFLGTSASAPSVERGLSAAMVMHDDQRFLVDCGEGTQRQILRSGLGFKRLDKVLLTHGHLDHILGLGGLVSTFARWEAGTDLSIYAGGWALERVRDLMNVVLRGGEVQLRIDYQELKPGVIWKRRGLTVRAFPVVHRGPGCFGFVFEEDSHRPFLAEEAERLGVPSGPERRLLVSGQAIALADGRVIQAEQVLGPLIPGVKLAWVGDAAETDSLVEHVAGADALVIEATYLDVEADMAQRFGHLTASQAATLAYEAGVKKLYLTHISRRYSASQAKAEAEPIFPNVVVARDLDSFRVCRTDEAGLEAPAASQEKQ, encoded by the coding sequence ATGATCGAGTTCGTCTTCCTCGGGACCTCCGCCTCCGCGCCATCCGTCGAACGAGGGCTCTCTGCGGCGATGGTGATGCACGATGACCAGCGCTTTCTGGTGGACTGCGGAGAAGGCACCCAGAGGCAGATCCTGCGCAGCGGCCTGGGCTTTAAACGCCTGGACAAGGTCCTGCTGACCCACGGCCACCTGGACCATATCCTGGGGCTGGGAGGTCTGGTTTCGACGTTCGCCCGCTGGGAGGCAGGTACGGATCTGTCTATCTATGCCGGGGGCTGGGCTCTCGAGCGCGTGCGCGACCTGATGAACGTAGTGCTGCGCGGCGGAGAGGTACAACTGAGGATCGACTACCAGGAGCTCAAGCCCGGCGTCATCTGGAAGCGCCGCGGCCTGACCGTGCGCGCCTTCCCTGTGGTGCACCGGGGGCCGGGCTGTTTTGGATTTGTCTTTGAAGAGGACAGCCACCGGCCGTTCCTGGCCGAAGAGGCCGAGCGGCTCGGCGTGCCCTCTGGCCCGGAGCGCCGGCTGCTGGTCAGCGGACAGGCAATCGCCCTGGCCGACGGCCGCGTTATTCAGGCCGAACAGGTGCTGGGTCCGCTCATCCCTGGCGTCAAGCTGGCCTGGGTGGGCGATGCGGCAGAGACGGACAGCCTGGTCGAGCACGTCGCCGGCGCGGATGCCCTGGTCATCGAGGCCACCTACCTGGACGTAGAAGCGGATATGGCCCAGCGCTTTGGTCACCTTACCGCGTCGCAGGCGGCCACCCTGGCCTATGAGGCCGGCGTGAAAAAGCTCTATCTCACGCACATCTCGCGGCGCTATTCTGCCAGCCAGGCCAAAGCTGAGGCCGAGCCGATCTTTCCCAACGTGGTCGTGGCCAGAGATCTGGATTCGTTCCGCGTGTGCCGCACGGATGAAGCAGGGCTGGAAGCACCCGCTGCCAGCCAGGAGAAACAATAG
- a CDS encoding Divergent AAA domain protein: MTWRRVDLHIHTLASQMCYQQPNTTYLKILQKAEEKGLDIIALTDHNTVAGIDAIRSRIEELELLERLKRLRDDERRELEDYRRLGRKMLILPGFEFTATLGFHILGIFPPETPVRELEHLLLNLRIPADRLDQGSSEVGATVDVITAYRTIAEAGGLVIAAHADSTHGVAMRGFDFGGQTKIAYTQDPNLHALEVTDLMESGRRTTASFYDGSKPEYPRRMHCIQGSDAHRLDRDPRDKHSLGIGDRVTEIDLPEVSFEALKAVFLGKDFTRTRPYQPALAVDYVRAAQERGPTIVQSFHDGFSRQGGRLQAILRDVVAFANTNGGTLYVGASAKKGSQVSGVDRPDEASRVVADAVGRAVAPPLDVDIDQLKSQGKTVLRVTVPKGDNPPYALDGVEVYIRQEAETSRAMRDEIVQLVRKSIVGAPSAQAAPAAQAAAAPATVAKPPAVAAAPADEHLIPPPRTGVEIVEVTEREGTKYYTVRDLRNRNVVQNVTRMSARRLWRYAITENESAPVQEDKVTWRGSIGLVKAYRRAGRKFYDMAQRGSDGHLHLYYGVTDDGIHGDWKQFVAQPQ; this comes from the coding sequence ATGACCTGGCGACGTGTCGACCTGCATATACACACACTTGCGTCGCAAATGTGTTACCAACAACCGAATACCACCTATCTCAAGATCCTGCAAAAGGCCGAGGAAAAAGGGCTGGATATCATTGCCCTGACCGACCACAATACTGTGGCCGGTATCGATGCCATTCGCAGCCGCATTGAGGAGCTGGAGCTCCTTGAGCGACTAAAGCGGCTGCGCGACGATGAGCGGCGCGAGCTGGAAGACTATCGCCGTTTGGGCCGCAAAATGCTGATCCTGCCCGGATTCGAATTCACCGCCACGCTGGGGTTCCATATTCTGGGCATTTTCCCGCCCGAGACCCCGGTGCGCGAACTCGAGCACCTGCTGCTCAACCTGCGCATTCCCGCTGACCGGCTCGATCAAGGCTCCAGCGAGGTGGGCGCTACAGTCGATGTGATCACTGCTTATCGAACCATTGCCGAAGCAGGGGGGCTGGTCATTGCCGCCCATGCCGATTCTACCCATGGCGTTGCCATGCGCGGGTTTGACTTTGGTGGCCAGACCAAGATTGCCTACACGCAGGATCCCAACCTGCACGCGCTCGAGGTTACCGACCTGATGGAATCGGGCCGGCGCACAACGGCGTCTTTCTACGACGGTTCCAAGCCAGAGTACCCACGTCGTATGCACTGTATTCAGGGCTCTGATGCGCATCGTCTGGACCGCGACCCGCGTGACAAGCACTCCCTGGGCATTGGCGACCGGGTGACCGAGATCGACCTGCCGGAAGTGAGCTTTGAGGCGCTCAAGGCGGTGTTCCTGGGCAAGGATTTCACGCGCACACGCCCTTACCAGCCCGCCCTGGCAGTGGACTATGTGCGCGCCGCTCAGGAGCGCGGGCCGACTATCGTCCAGTCGTTCCACGACGGGTTCTCGCGTCAGGGCGGCCGGCTGCAGGCGATCCTGCGCGATGTGGTGGCTTTTGCCAACACCAATGGCGGCACCCTCTATGTCGGGGCCAGCGCCAAGAAGGGCTCGCAGGTGAGCGGTGTGGATCGCCCGGATGAGGCGAGCCGCGTGGTGGCTGATGCCGTGGGCCGCGCCGTTGCCCCGCCGCTGGACGTGGACATCGACCAGCTCAAGTCGCAGGGCAAGACGGTCCTGCGGGTGACCGTGCCCAAGGGCGATAACCCGCCCTATGCGCTGGATGGAGTCGAAGTCTACATCCGCCAGGAAGCCGAGACCAGCAGGGCCATGCGCGACGAGATCGTGCAACTGGTGCGCAAGTCCATTGTTGGTGCGCCATCAGCACAGGCAGCCCCGGCGGCTCAGGCGGCCGCGGCGCCTGCTACCGTTGCAAAGCCACCCGCTGTTGCCGCGGCGCCGGCCGACGAGCACCTGATCCCCCCGCCGCGAACTGGAGTGGAGATTGTCGAGGTCACCGAGCGCGAAGGCACCAAGTACTACACGGTGCGTGACCTGCGCAATCGCAACGTGGTCCAGAATGTAACCCGCATGTCTGCCCGTCGGCTGTGGCGCTATGCCATCACCGAGAACGAGAGTGCGCCGGTGCAGGAGGACAAGGTGACCTGGCGGGGAAGCATCGGCCTGGTCAAGGCCTATCGCCGCGCCGGACGCAAGTTCTACGACATGGCTCAACGGGGCAGTGACGGTCACCTCCATCTCTACTACGGGGTTACGGACGACGGCATCCACGGCGACTGGAAACAGTTCGTCGCGCAGCCACAGTAG
- the ubiD gene encoding 3-octaprenyl-4-hydroxybenzoate carboxy-lyase, with protein MSLRSCLATLEQTGELQTVQQEVDPTLEMARVISALDERPVLFPWVKGSRFAVVAGFNARREHVGQCLGVPRQQLIAAMRSALQHPVPPPMVTSAPCQEVVEDQVNLFDLPVLLHLPMDGGHYISAGVVIVRDRDLGRNMSFHRLLRLDERRLGARLVEGRGTHAALAKAGGKLELAICIGNSPAVLLAAATSPAPGVDELAIANALQPTPLVKCRTVDLEVPAEAEFVLEGRFTGELVTEGPFLDLTETMDRVRQQPVLEVTCLTHRREAIYQALLPGGLEHKLLMGMPREPTIFDEVSRVCECKDVLLTPGGGAWLHAVVQIHKRGPDDGRLALEAAFRGHGSLKHACVVDDDVDISDPRQVEWAIATRVQADTSIVIWPDQPGSSLDPSAHHEPGVRSRTAKMGVDATIPWRKPDGELRTAKERAQFRRSGYEPVSLDQYRLHW; from the coding sequence GTGAGCCTGCGTTCTTGCCTCGCGACCCTGGAACAAACCGGTGAGCTGCAGACCGTCCAGCAGGAGGTCGACCCGACACTGGAGATGGCCCGTGTTATCTCTGCGCTGGACGAGCGGCCGGTGCTCTTCCCTTGGGTCAAGGGATCACGCTTCGCTGTCGTCGCCGGGTTCAATGCGCGTCGCGAGCACGTGGGCCAGTGCCTGGGCGTGCCGCGGCAGCAGCTCATCGCCGCTATGCGTTCGGCATTGCAGCACCCTGTGCCTCCGCCGATGGTGACCTCAGCGCCGTGCCAGGAGGTGGTAGAGGACCAGGTCAACCTGTTCGACCTGCCGGTGCTGCTTCACCTGCCAATGGACGGCGGGCACTACATCTCGGCCGGAGTGGTCATCGTCCGCGACCGCGACCTGGGGCGCAATATGAGCTTTCATCGCCTGCTGCGCCTGGATGAGCGGCGGCTGGGCGCGCGCCTGGTGGAGGGCAGGGGTACGCACGCGGCACTCGCCAAAGCGGGCGGCAAGCTGGAGTTGGCCATTTGCATCGGCAACTCGCCGGCTGTGCTGCTCGCCGCTGCCACCAGCCCGGCGCCGGGAGTCGACGAGCTGGCTATTGCCAATGCCCTGCAGCCGACGCCGCTGGTCAAGTGCCGCACGGTCGACCTGGAGGTGCCCGCAGAGGCCGAGTTTGTGCTGGAGGGCCGCTTCACGGGCGAGCTGGTGACCGAGGGGCCCTTCCTGGACCTGACGGAAACGATGGACCGGGTGCGGCAGCAGCCGGTGCTCGAAGTGACCTGCCTCACGCACCGGCGCGAGGCCATCTATCAGGCCCTGCTGCCGGGCGGGCTGGAGCACAAGCTGCTGATGGGCATGCCCCGCGAACCCACGATCTTTGACGAGGTGAGCCGGGTCTGCGAGTGCAAGGACGTGCTGCTCACGCCTGGCGGGGGTGCCTGGCTTCACGCCGTGGTCCAGATTCACAAGCGAGGCCCCGACGACGGGCGCCTGGCTCTGGAGGCGGCGTTCCGCGGGCACGGCTCACTCAAGCACGCCTGCGTAGTGGATGATGATGTCGACATCTCTGACCCGCGCCAGGTCGAATGGGCCATCGCCACGAGGGTGCAGGCGGACACGAGCATCGTCATTTGGCCGGATCAGCCAGGCAGCTCGCTGGATCCCTCGGCGCACCACGAACCAGGTGTCAGGTCGCGGACGGCCAAGATGGGCGTTGACGCCACCATTCCCTGGCGCAAACCAGACGGCGAGCTGCGCACCGCAAAAGAGCGGGCCCAGTTCCGCCGCAGCGGCTATGAGCCAGTCTCACTGGACCAGTACAGGCTGCACTGGTAA